The following coding sequences lie in one Aspergillus puulaauensis MK2 DNA, chromosome 3, nearly complete sequence genomic window:
- a CDS encoding uncharacterized protein (COG:S;~EggNog:ENOG410PJI3): MSMDAGGLAQMTYNSSFNNGPSLGAPGSSFGSRRKGPNVKRLSVPPPHISTIDESQPSATVATPRTSRSHLLAGLRTAPKSATVPSNNQRRQHLGLEGDRYGNLSNRTAERNVPQTATGTGFPRHSLTNNQGHDTNTGRPMYTLPEQVLAPPAIDFPTDITMDDNLYAELMSTNLFLAAQQQRLQQQLMSVTAAAQQFQGLSLGANLAQQQQQDFGPLPVPNMGFYQQQLQQGVQPVVQPVAGQPGLFSVYNPLTGQLNYIYDNNTQQDLSPPYQSEEEVQSPPLHVPPFRAEVSPPLESVKSPVNVSEEASSNGTPSFEDGIAPLPPPSANAFRRAHKKHTSFGPGPKTGIDVNKANNTSHVTGPRTAPVATPATGTFGPGQGRAGEHPIRQPRGPPSLEELVAKPTSRHEGSKNFATRQRRRAVHNLVRAGIERRGDSRSPGHSSGGTNTPASEKEFTFSDNDDATVRSGSLSSKPSLGSLRAVANGAIGSERKERSSRERKSQDSPFSTTPLSEKDGYFAGKFADHPSPQGGSPSVAAVVAGQKTAAQGTERRKTPMLVLSSAEKRKTPIM, from the coding sequence ATGAGTATGGACGCTGGCGGTCTTGCTCAGATGACCTACAATTCATCTTTCAATAATGGCCCGTCCCTAGGTGCTCCCGGATCCAGCTTTGGGTCTCGGAGGAAAGGCCCCAACGTCAAGCGCTTGAGTGTGCCGCCACCGCATATCTCAACTATTGATGAATCGCAGCCTTCTGCGACAGTTGCTACCCCACGGACCAGTCGCTCGCACCTTTTGGCCGGCCTGAGAACTGCTCCTAAGTCAGCTACCGTTCCCTCTAACAACCAGCGCCGGCAGCACCTCGGTCTGGAGGGAGATCGGTATGGCAACCTCTCCAATCGTACTGCTGAGCGCAACGTCCCACAAACCGCAACGGGAACTGGATTCCCACGACACTCCTTGACGAATAACCAGGGTCACGACACGAATACTGGTCGCCCTATGTATACCTTGCCGGAGCAGGTCCTCGCACCTCCGGCTATTGATTTTCCTACTGACATAACCATGGACGATAATCTCTATGCGGAGTTGATGTCGACGAACTTGTTTCTTGccgctcagcagcagcgctTGCAACAGCAACTGATGAGTGTCACCGCTGCTGCCCAACAATTTCAAGGTCTGAGCTTGGGTGCGAATCttgctcagcagcagcagcaggatttTGGCCCACTCCCAGTCCCGAATATGGGTTTctatcagcagcagctccagcaggGCGTGCAGCCAGTGGTTCAGCCTGTTGCTGGTCAGCCGGGGTTGTTCTCGGTCTACAATCCTTTAACTGGCCAGTTGAATTACATTTATGACAACAACACGCAACAGGATTTGTCGCCGCCGTACCAgtcggaagaggaggttcaGTCTCCACCCTTGCATGTCCCGCCTTTCCGGGCTGAGGTCTCTCCGCCTCTTGAGTCAGTCAAGTCGCCCGTGAATGTATCGGAAGAAGCATCTTCCAACGGTACGCCGTCTTTCGAAGATGGCATTGcaccgcttcctcctccttccgcGAATGCCTTCCGCAGAGCCCACAAGAAACATACATCTTTTGGTCCAGGACCCAAGACTGGAATTGACGTCAATAAAGCTAACAATACTTCCCATGTCACCGGCCCCAGAACTGCTCCCGTCGCCACCCCAGCCACTGGAACCTTCGGGCCAGGTCAGGGCCGTGCAGGAGAGCATCCCATCCGCCAGCCGCGTGGCCCGCCGTCGCTGGAAGAACTCGTTGCCAAACCAACCTCAAGGCACGAAGGAAGCAAAAATTTTGCTACCCGCCAGCGTCGCCGCGCCGTTCACAACTTGGTCCGTGCCGGCATTGAACGTCGTGGGGACTCTCGAAGCCCAGGACACAGCAGTGGTGGCACCAACACTCCTGCAAGTGAAAAAGAGTTTACCTTCTCTGACAATGATGATGCCACAGTTCGCAGTGGCAGTCTTTCGAGCAAACCCAGCCTAGGCAGCCTGCGTGCTGTTGCCAATGGTGCTATTGGCTctgagaggaaggagagatCCTCCCGCGAGCGCAAATCACAAGACAGCCCGTTTAGCACAACCCCCCTCAGTGAAAAAGACGGGTATTTTGCAGGCAAATTCGCGGACCACCCTTCTCCTCAAGGCGGATCCCCATCTGTAGCTGCTGTCGTCGCTGGCCAGAAGACGGCAGCTCAGGGTACGGAGAGACGCAAGACGCCCATGCTTGTGCTGTCAAGCGCCGAAAAGCGCAAGACTCCAATCATGTGA
- a CDS encoding uncharacterized protein (COG:S;~EggNog:ENOG410PQYB;~InterPro:IPR025204;~PFAM:PF13092), which yields MASPHHLLNTSWTSHRLSPLHHGLEHDALLNNPVALETYATRLRDHLTNSLADAQGWRAAEDDPTTALSAIGALQYCTWEPISTLSFLSSQGVHEDEPQDQDREPAGLLITLSYETITYRAALLAPPGVRPQSQKKARKRGRPSKVSSSSSSTCLPLLLTRLPKSLRESFIAFLSSNFDTYVSSLRISSAGLCDVLESYVSSVTSSTTSSSASVEDIIREMHLALSFAPPIAPSLKVLNVSIPRETLTSFLRTSDSSIGSSGRAGMGSSVLSGLSEYLQKHLALELGLPLPFPTSGAGGSGSLVGGYIRLTKVACAGFVVTGEGRLKVVAKVGEGSEDGKSMGALRAGEALVKAILERAGSGFDREEEQD from the coding sequence ATGGCAAGCCCACACCATCTACTGAACACCTCATGGACGTCACATCGTCTCTCACCCCTCCACCATGGACTCGAGCATGATGctctcctcaacaacccagTCGCGCTAGAAACTTACGCCACCCGTCTTAGAGACCACCTCACCAACTCTCTCGCGGACGCGCAAGGCTGGCGCGCCGCGGAGGACGACCCAACAACAGCCCTATCAGCCATTGGCGCACTCCAATATTGCACATGGGAGCCCATATCAACCCTCTCTTTCTTGAGCTCGCAGGGTGTCCATGAAGATGAGCCTCAGGACCAGGACCGGGAACCAGCTGGGCTTCTCATAACGCTCTCTTACGAAACAATCACGTACAGAGCGGCCCTTCTAGCGCCGCCTGGCGTGCGACCACAATCACAGAAAAAGGCGCGTAAGAGAGGTCGTCCCTCGAAagtatcatcgtcatcatcatcaacatgcCTCCCGTTGCTTCTCACGCGCCTCCCCAAATCCCTACGGGAGAGTTTCATCGCGTTCTTGTCTTCTAATTTCGACACTTATGTTTCTTCTCTACGGATTTCATCCGCTGGGCTATGCGATGTTTTAGAGAGTTATGTCTCAAGCGTGACCTCTTCGACCACAAGCTCTAGTGCGAGCGTGGAAGATATCATTCGGGAAATGCACCTAGCTCTCTCATTTGCACCGCCTATTGCGCCCTCATTGAAGGTGCTAAATGTTAGTATACCGCGCGAAACGCTTACGAGTTTTCTACGGACGTCGGACTCTTCGATTGGCTCCAGTGGCAGGGCGGGAATGGGGAGTTCTGTGCTGTCTGGTCTCTCTGAGTACTTACAGAAACATCTTGCTTTGGAGCTTGGACTGCCGTTGCCGTTTCCGACGAGTGgagctggtggaagtggttcCTTAGTCGGGGGTTATATACGGTTGACGAAGGTTGCTTGTGCCGGGTTTGTTGTTAcaggggaggggaggttgAAAGTCGTTGCGAAGGTTGGAGAGGGAAGCGAGGATGGGAAAAGCATGGGCGCGTTGAGGGCCGGGGAGGCGTTGGTGAAGGCTATTTTAGAGAGGGCTGGATCGGGGTTTGATAGAGAGGAAGAACaggattga
- a CDS encoding translation initiation factor eIF2 subunit alpha (BUSCO:EOG09263CAH;~COG:J;~EggNog:ENOG410PJGU;~InterPro:IPR012340,IPR022967,IPR003029,IPR024054, IPR011488,IPR024055,IPR044126;~PFAM:PF00575,PF07541;~go_function: GO:0003676 - nucleic acid binding [Evidence IEA];~go_function: GO:0003723 - RNA binding [Evidence IEA];~go_function: GO:0003743 - translation initiation factor activity [Evidence IEA]): protein MSLTNSRFYEEKYPEVDSYVMVNVKQIAEMGAYVKLLEYDNIDGMILLSELSRRRIRSIQKLIRIGRNEVVIVLRVDKEKGYIDLSKRRVSPEDVIKCEERYNKSKAVHSILRHVAEATQTPLETLYQQIAWPLNRKYGHSHDAFKISITNTAVWTDVEFPSDAVKRELTEYIGKRLTPHPTKVRADIEVTCFGYDGIDAVKNALRTAEAENTAENQIKVKLVAPPLYVLTSQCLDKTYGVKMLEEAIKRIETAIKGANGACTIKMAPKAVTEHDDAALQELMEKRERENMEVSGDESQSESDEGVPE from the exons ATGTCGTTAACCAATTCTCGGTTTTACGAGGAGAAGTATCCGGAGGTGGATAGCTATGTTATGGTCAACGTGAAACAG ATTGCCGAGATGGGCGCCTACGTGAAACTCCTCGAATATGATAACATCGACGGAATGATCCTACTCTCCGAACTTTCGCGAAGACGTATCCGTAGTATCCAGAAGCTGATCCGTATTGGCCGCAACGAGGTGGTTATTGTGCTCCGTgtggacaaggagaagg GCTACATCGATTTGTCAAAGCGACGAGTTTCTCCGGAGGACGTTATCAAGTGCGAGGAGAGGTACAACAAGAGCAAGGCGGTGCACTCAATCTTGCGACATGTTGCAGAGGCCACTCAGACCCCGCTTGAGACGCTATATCAGCAGATCGCGTGGCCCCTGAACCGGAAATACGGCCATTCTCACGACGCATTCAAGATTTCGATCAC GAACACCGCAGTTTGGACCGATGTCGAATTCCCTAGCGATGCCGTGAAGAGAGAGTTAACTGAATACATCGGAAAGCGACTTACGCCTCACCCAACGAAAGTACGTGCCGATATTGAAGTTACTTGCTTTGGTTATGATGGTATCGATGCGGTCAAGAACGCTCTGCGGACCGCTGAAGCAGAGAACACCGCTGAAAACCAAATTAAGGTTAAGCTGGTTGCTCCTCCGCTTTATGTCTTGACGAGCCAGTGCTTGGACAAGACCTACGGTGTCAAGATGCTTGAAGAGGCCATTAAAAGGATTGAGACCGCAATTAAGGGCGCCAATGGTGCTTGCACGATCAAAATGGCTCCCAAGGCTGTTACGGAGCACGATGATGCTGCTCTTCAGGAGCTCATGGAGAAGCGCGAGCGTGAGAACATGGAGGTCAGCGGAGACGAGAGCCAGTCCGAGAGCGACGAGGGCGTCCCTGAATAG
- a CDS encoding SulP family inorganic anion transporter (COG:P;~EggNog:ENOG410PI9V;~InterPro:IPR002645,IPR001902,IPR036513,IPR011547;~PFAM:PF00916,PF01740;~TransMembrane:9 (o128-145i157-177o207-230i242-261o293-312i383-405o425-444i465-484o521-552i);~go_component: GO:0016020 - membrane [Evidence IEA];~go_component: GO:0016021 - integral component of membrane [Evidence IEA];~go_function: GO:0008271 - secondary active sulfate transmembrane transporter activity [Evidence IEA];~go_function: GO:0015116 - sulfate transmembrane transporter activity [Evidence IEA];~go_process: GO:0008272 - sulfate transport [Evidence IEA];~go_process: GO:0055085 - transmembrane transport [Evidence IEA]) yields MSNVNDSAGGNPVRGVDSRTPLLGSYDRREPPCGMGDACDHGTFTPRVEIDEPAWRTADFAGERSRIGHLSRQSTGAAPSIHGPENLPRTGTSTPLPVIHSKSLYISYYIPFFNWISQYKWSYLRGDLSAALTVASIYIPMGLSLSNIAHAPPINGLYSFVLQPFIYAILGSSPLLILGPEAAGSLLTGTIVKEAVKPGPSGEEDEAANAIVVGVATALAGAMILIAGIFRLGFLDNVLSRPFLRGFITAIGFVIFVDQFIPELGLATEAKKAGITHGSTVDKLLFIIRNIKYSHSLTAGVAFTSFAIIMLFRTVKRLLQPRYPQVIYFPDRILVVVFSAILTQQLGWHEKGLEVLGPTKNSGNGVFNFEWPFQPKHSEQIRAALSTAFIIALLGFFESSVAAKGLTGVPNKGVKGIQVSPNREMVALGFANVVGGCFMSLPAFGGYARSKVNASTGAHSPMSNIFISIITVTCIMVLLPYLYYLPKAVLSSMISVVAFSLIEECPHDVAFFIHLRGWTELALMLLIFVSTIFYSLELGMALGMGLSVLILIRHSTQPRIQILGKVAGSDRFDNAELRPETVEAVEGSLIVKIPEPLTFANTGDLKNRLRRLEMYGTSRAHPSMPRIRPPEHNQNIIFDVHGVTSIDGSGTQVLSEIVDGYADNGARVFFCRVPNRGVFRMFERSGIVARCGGSSRFVAHVDEALKLVDSETRTLSASSV; encoded by the exons ATGAGCAACGTCAATGATTCTGCAGGAGGGAATCCTGTCCGGGGAGTCGACTCGCGAACACCTTTGCTGGGATCGTATGACCGACGCGAGCCTCCATGCGGCATGGGAGATGCCTGCGACCATGGCACCTTCACTCCGCGAGTGGAGATTGATGAACCTGCATGGCGTACGGCTGATTTCGCTGGTGAACGGTCTCGCATCGGACATCTCAGTCGGCAGTCTACCGGTGCGGCACCGAGCATACATGGACCAGAAAACCTACCTCGGACAGGGACTTCGACCCCGCTTCCAGTAATACATAGTAAATCGCT GTATATATCATATTACATCCCGTTCTTCAATTGGATTTCCCAGTACAAGTGGTCCTACCTCCGAGGGGACCTTAGCGCCGCCTTGACAGTCGCCTCGATCTACATTCCCATGGGTCTTTCTTTGTCCAATATCGCCCATGCGCCACCGATCAACGGCCTCTACTCTTTCGTTCTTCAACCATTCATATACGCGATATTAGGAAGCTCCCCGTTGTTGATTCTTGGACCGGAAGCAGCTGGGTCGTTGTTGACCGGAACAATCGTGAAGGAAGCTGTTAAACCAGGGCCAtctggggaggaagatgaggctgCAAATGCTATAGTTGTGGGTGTAGCTACTGCACTGGCAGGTGCTATGATCTTGATTGCTGGAATATTTCGACTTGGGTTTCTAGACAACGTTCTAAGCCGGCCTTTCCTCCGAGGCTTCATTACCGCCATTGGATTTGTTATATTCGTGGACCAATTTATTCCCGAGCTTGGGCTAGCGACGGAAGCGAAGAAGGCTGGCATAACACATGGCAGCACGGTGGATAAGCTTTTATTCATCATCAGGAATATCAAATACTCGCATAGCTTAACAGCTGGTGTTGCATTTACGAGCTTTGCTATCATTATGCTATTCCG CACTGTTAAGAGGCTTCTCCAGCCGCGGTATCCGCAGGTAATTTATTTCCCAGATCGTATACTTGTTGTCGTTTTCTCGGCAATTTTAACACAACAACTCGGGTGGCATGAGAAAGGACTTGAGGTCTTGGGTCCTACTAAGAACTCCGGCAACGGTGTTTTCAATTTCGAGTGGCCTTTTCAGCCCAAACATTCAGAGCAGATACGCGCTGCATTGAGTACTGCGTTTATCATCGCGCTTCTTGGCTTCTTTGAGTCGTCTGTCGCCGCCAAAGGTCTCACAGGAGTCCCAAATAAGGGTGTAAAAGGAATACAGGTTAGCCCTAATAGAGAGATGGTTGCTTTAGGTTTCGCCAATGTCGTAGGCGGATGCTTCATGTCTCTTCCTGCATTTGGTGGATATGCAAGAAGCAAAGTCAACGCCTCGACAGGTGCGCACTCACCAATGAGCAACATATTCATTAGCATCATAACCGTGACATGTATCATGGTCCTTCTGCCCTATCTTTACTATCTACCG AAAGCCGTGCTTTCTTCCATGATATCCGTTGTCGCCTTTTCTCTAATCGAGGAGTGCCCTCACGATGTGGCATTCTTTATCCATCTACGAGGTTGGACAGAGTTGGCGCTCATGCTTCTCATCTTCGTGTCGACGATCTTTTACTCGCTCGAGTTAGGAATGGCGTTAGGAATGGGGTTATCCGTGCTAATTCTTATCCGTCACTCTACACAACCTCGCATTCAGATTCTCGGCAAAGTGGCAGGCAGTGATCGGTTCGACAACGCCGAACTCCGCCCGGAAACTGTCGAGGCAGTTGAAGGTTCTCTAATCGTCAAAATTCCAGAACCCCTGACATTCGCAAATACCGGTGACCTCAAGAACCGACTACGTCGACTGGAAATGTACGGCACAAGCCGTGCTCACCCGTCAATGCCGCGGATTCGTCCTCCGGAGCACAACCAAaacatcatcttcgacgTCCACGGTGTCACTAGCATTGATGGCTCAGGAACACAGGTTTTGTCTGAAATTGTGGATGGTTATGCGGATAATGGCGCAAGAGTGTTCTTCTGCCGCGTTCCAAATCGCGGGGTCTTCCGCATGTTTGAACGCAGTGGCATCGTTGCGCGATGTGGAGGCTCATCCCGTTTCGTCGCGCACGTCGACGAAGCGCTTAAGCTGGTTGATTCCGAAACTCGAACTCTCAGTGCTTCCAGTGTTTGA
- a CDS encoding uncharacterized protein (COG:S;~EggNog:ENOG410PSDR;~InterPro:IPR001810,IPR036047;~PFAM:PF00646;~go_function: GO:0005515 - protein binding [Evidence IEA]), protein MSSLLHLISSHVKRARASGLRKQTDPDKRATFRHRVFPSSSSLSVVAKVKNPIPTSTPWDLLPVELQIIIFAHCGIADLLTLKLVCKAFNQVLSTHEQLIARQYLRQRRHGTLPAPLDDQRIYTWKPEDDVVLLSDLFPPTMSAKGGQLCTFRYLSSFHRREKLCSRLCYYLADRIVKRFADVESTFMKTSFPSRTKRAEFIRKAIVRVWSYLSPLMYYTLYFLESYADARREQTNILLRAFEAGRLPVPIPPDVRKNMYLELQRKIIQTPPFTDTSTLISTNHCMRLLVLWLRDTVPPDEPNISDDSWIGSLLTVSPFQRIVEYFSAEIGDGGNQRVQRRVFMRNFHNDITLTENDEMNSRVFESAPNVHLHRSVQDVWFDVAAAELESRRAINHKKERVMLHPQVPFLFGCPDCKPGLSDGWYTLQNSDVTVPDGN, encoded by the exons ATGAGTTCTCTTCTGCACCTGATATCCTCCCATGTGAAAAGAGCCCGCGCTTCCGGCCTGAGGAAGCAGACAGACCCCGATAAGCGTGCCACCTTCAGGCATAGGGTGTTtccgtcttcttcctcgttgtcCGT TGTCGCGAAAGTTAAGAACCCAATACCCACCTCGACGCCATGGGATCTCCTTCCGGTAGAGCTTCAGATTATAATATTCGCACACTGCGGGATCGCGGATCTTCTCACGCTGAAGTTGGTTTGCAAAGCCTTCAATCAAGTACTCAGTACGCATGAACAATTGATTGCGCGGCAATacctccgccagcgccgaCACGGGACTCTCCCGGCCCCGCTAGACGATCAAAGAATATATACCTGGAAACCGGAGGACGATGTAGTCCTCTTGTCGGACCTTTTCCCGCCAACAATGAGTGCAAAGGGTGGTCAACTGTGTACCTTCCGCTATTTATCTAGTTTTCACCGGCGGGAGAAGCTCTGTTCAAGACTGTGCTATTACCTTGCAGACCGGATCGTGAAACGATTTGCTGATGTCGAGTCGACGTTTATGAAAACCTCGTTCCCTTCGAGAACCAAACGTGCGGAATTTATAAGGAAGGCAATCGTGAGGGTCTGGTCTTATCTTTCACCACTCAT GTACTATACCTTATACTTCCTCGAGTCGTATGCAGATGCCAGACGCGAGCAGACCAACATCCTTTTGCGCGCCTTCGAGGCTGGAAGACTACCTGTCCCAATACCGCCAGATGTCCGCAAGAATATGTACCTGGAATTACAAAGAAAGATCATCCAAACACCCCCATTCACAGACACATCTACACTCATATCGACCAATCATTGTATGCGGCTCCTGGTCTTGTGGTTGCGGGACACCGTACCTCCGGACGAACCGAATATCTCAGACGACAGTTGGATTGGCTCACTGCTGACTGTGTCACCTTTCCAACGTATCGTGGAATATTTCTCGGCGGAAATAGGAGACGGTGGCAATCAGCGAGTGCAGCGCAGGGTCTTTATGCGCAACTTCCACAACGATATCACGTTGACTGAAAATGATGAAATGAACTCGCGGGTGTTCGAGAGCGCACCTAACGTGCACCTTCATCGCTCGGTCCAGGATGTCTGGTTTGATGTGGCTGCAGCCGAATTGGAATCGCGAAGAGCAATCAACCACAAGAAAGAACGCGTGATGCTTCACCCTCAAGTGCCTTTCCTATTCGGTTGTCCCGATTGCAAGCCTGGACTATCCGATGGATGGTATACTCTGCAAAATTCGGATGTCACGGTTCCTGATGGAAATTAG
- the yvc1 gene encoding putative potassium ion channel Yvc1 (COG:P;~EggNog:ENOG410PGN6;~InterPro:IPR024862;~TransMembrane:8 (i229-249o261-279i291-313o333-351i372-390o431-453i487-507o519-537i);~go_component: GO:0016021 - integral component of membrane [Evidence IEA];~go_function: GO:0005216 - ion channel activity [Evidence IEA];~go_process: GO:0006811 - ion transport [Evidence IEA]), producing the protein MGWRDIFASDAAQFRQDMQRHRLLPTHEGDEVPTDHPAKEVTRLALRLKYQLEQVIPCELDEDSVTNPNSRIITHDVVQTAMQAGGDDLRACVPFCLLVCLRWFQHQASQELWDADLHELRATACEVIAKRIIESEEDQNHLLVHILLKRYSIFQDGEETAPANVIERAVDLHALRVIGSAGYQKCIRYLWNGWLCQQEGNPTNFVPYHDRDSTEFSVHFHPDRMRAPIYQSACQILFSLVYLALYTQIINSVNPTGDLDVIEGILYIMTLAFICDEATKLWKIGRSYFDFWNAFNSTLYAILAVSFFLRVAALTHSPSAGDEKRQALNKLSYNFLAFAGPMFWMRMMLYLDTFRFFGAMFVVLRVMMKESLIFFALLFVVLIGFFQAFTGMAQVDNGPLGTKSIIIGMANSIMQSPEFGMFEDFAFPFGIILYYFYTFIVLTILLNILIALYNTAYEAISGNATDEFMAIFAQKTMQFVRAPDENVFIPPFNIIEILFLIVPFEWWLPGPSYAKLNDIVMGVIYSPLLLIIGFLEVREARRIRHNRRRGEEDDDSVEEWEHIAEQVDFEIDDTWKQRVCESSPNVHIDQSSVEIAQLREQIQSLTELVRQLAEEKMGGSSSFGGGGNAGETRSDLTD; encoded by the exons ATGGGTTGGCGGGACATCTTCGCCTCTGACGCAGCGCAGTTCCGGCAGGATATGCAGCGGCATCGAT TGCTCCCTACTCACGAAGGTGATGAGGTTCCCACGGATCATCCTGCAAAGGAAGTTACTAGACTTGCGCTGCGACTGAAATACCAGCTCGAGCAAGTTATCCCCTGCGAGCTCGATGAGGACTCGGTCACAAACCCCAATAGCCGGATCATTACTCATGATGTAGTCCAGACTGCTATGCAGGCGGGGGGAGATGATCTTCGCGCCTGTGTCCCTTTCTGCTTACTAGTGTGTCTACGCTGGTTTCAACACCAGGCCTCGCAGGAGCTGTGGGATGCCGACCTCCACGAGCTTCGGGCAACTGCTTGTGAGGTCATTGCGAAGCGGAT CATTGAATCCGAAGAGGACCAGAATCATCTTCTCGTCCATATCCTACTCAAGCGTTACTCAATCTTCCAAGATGGCGAAGAAACTGCCCCAGCCAATGTCATCGAGCGAGCTGTTGATCTCCATGCTCTGAGGGTCATTGGGTCTGCCGGATACCAGAAGTGCATCAGGTACCTCTGGAATGGCTGGTTGTGCCAGCAGGAAGGCAACCCAACCAACTTTGTTCCCTATCATGATAGAGATAGTACTGAGTTTTCGGTGCACTTCCATCCGGACCGCATGAGGGCACCCATTTACCAGAGCGCATGCCAAATTTTGTTCTCGCTTGTATACTTGGCTTTATACACCCAGATCATCAACTCCGTCAACCCCACCGGGGATTTGGATGTCATTGAGGGAATCCTTTATATTATGACCCTGGCATTTATTTGCGACGAAGCGACCAAGCTTTGGAAAATAGGGCGAAGCTACTTTGACTTCTGGAATGCATTCAACTCTACGCTTTACGCCATCCTTGCCGTCTCGTTCTTCCTTCGCGTCGCAGCCCTGACACACTCCCCATCTGCGGGCGACGAAAAGAGACAGGCATTAAACAAACTAAGCTATAACTTCCTAGCCTTCGCAGGTCCGATGTTTTGGATGCGCATGATGCTCTATCTGGACACTTTCCGGTTTTTCGGCGCCATGTTTGTTGTCCTGCGCGTCATGATGAAGGAGAGTCTGATCTTCTTTgctctcctcttcgtcgtcctgATCGGGTTCTTCCAAGCGTTCACGGGCATGGCTCAAGTTGATAATGGACCCCTCGGTACTAAAAGCATCATCATTGGAATGGCAAACAGTATCATGCAAAGCCCAGAATTCGGGATGTTTGAGGACTTTGCGTTTCCGTTCGGTATCATCCTGTATTACTTCTATACCTTTATCGTTCTAACCA TCCTCCTTAACATCCTAATTGCCCTCTACAACACCGCCTACGAGGCCATCTCCGGCAACGCAACGGATGAGTTCATGGCGATATTCGCACAAAAAACCATGCAGTTCGTGCGCGCCCCGGACGAAAACGTCTTCATCCCACCATTCAACATCATCGAGATTCTCTTCCTGATCGTTCCTTTCGAATGGTGGCTCCCCGGTCCATCCTATGCCAAACTTAACGACATCGTAATGGGTGTAATCTACTCGCCGCTCCTATTGATAATCGGCTTCCTTGAAGTGCGTGAAGCACGCCGAATCAGACATAACCGGCGccgcggcgaggaagacgatgataGCGTCGAGGAGTGGGAGCATATAGCTGAGCAGGTGGACTTCGAGATCGATGATACCTGGAAACAGCGTGTGTGTGAGAGTTCGCCGAACGTGCATATTGATCAGAGTAGTGTTGAGATCGCGCAGCTGAGGGAACAGATTCAGTCGTTGACGGAGTTGGTAAGGCAGCTggccgaggagaagatgggaggTAGTTCGAGttttggaggtggtggaaatGCAGGAGAGACGAGGTCTGATCTTACTGACTGA